In the genome of Nitrospiria bacterium, the window GGAGTTAGAAAAATGAAAATTGGGTTGAAAATTAAATTGTCCTTATTGATATTAGGAATATTTTTTATAATTGGCTCAGAAACACTATCAGAAGATTTTTATAAATGGATCGATGAAAATGGAATCATTCATTTTTCCGACTCTTCCGCGGGAATTCCCCCTCAATTTAGGGAAAATACCTTGAAAGAATCATTTGAAGAACAGGAAAAAGAAAAAAAGAAACAGCGGAAAGAAGAAAAAAAAACCGAGGAACTCCTTCTCCTTGAAGCGCTTCAAAAAGAGGATAAACCCCAAACATTTGAAATTCCCTATGACCCCTATGAGGGCATGGCCAGGAGAATCATTATTCCCGTCACCTTTAATGAATCTGTCACCGCCCCAATGGTCCTGGATACCGGAGCCCCCGGTTTAATTATTTCACCCGAATTGGCTGAAGAGTTAGGGTTAATGGATGAAGATGCTACCAAACTGATCGTAAACGCAGGGGGAATTGGGGGTTCCGTCCCTGCCATCCGGACGATCATTGACACTGTGGAGGTGGGAGGGGCAAAAGACCATTTTATCCCAACCACGGTAGTATCCTCCATTTCAGATTCCTTTGAAGGTTTGGTTGGGATGGATTTTATGTCAAACTATTCCATCCGTATTG includes:
- a CDS encoding retropepsin-like aspartic protease yields the protein MKIGLKIKLSLLILGIFFIIGSETLSEDFYKWIDENGIIHFSDSSAGIPPQFRENTLKESFEEQEKEKKKQRKEEKKTEELLLLEALQKEDKPQTFEIPYDPYEGMARRIIIPVTFNESVTAPMVLDTGAPGLIISPELAEELGLMDEDATKLIVNAGGIGGSVPAIRTIIDTVEVGGAKDHFIPTTVVSSISDSFEGLVGMDFMSNYSIRIDPRKHVMVFEEVPQDPNSPGGHDEVWWRTNFTTFGAFRDAWKEYKEKIDRDVGNSIAVSNMTKKLRGFAGDQFKAAEQLYDKLNRYAIQHAVPLSWRKY